The Raphanus sativus cultivar WK10039 chromosome 2, ASM80110v3, whole genome shotgun sequence genome includes a region encoding these proteins:
- the LOC108841098 gene encoding LOW QUALITY PROTEIN: glutathione S-transferase U10 (The sequence of the model RefSeq protein was modified relative to this genomic sequence to represent the inferred CDS: deleted 1 base in 1 codon) yields MEENKSKVTLHGMWASSYSKRVEIALKLKGIHYEYVEEDFRNKSESLIQLNPVHKKVPLLVHDGKPLAESQVILEYIDETWKNSPRLLPEDTYERAQVRFWVSYINQQVIEVMGQVLFQEGEAQAKSIEEARERFRVLEEGLKKHFPDKSIRESDDVGLLDIAIISTFGSQKVYHEVLGVRVINPVSTPTLYNWIESLKELTVMKEAEVPRDRLVPFLQMYRQWHLQQAANA; encoded by the exons ATGGAAGAAAACAAGAGCAAAGTAACACTACATGGGATGTGGGCAAGCTCATACTCAAAGAGGGTCGAAATAGCC TTAAAACTCAAGGGTATACACTACGAGTACGTCGAAGAAGATTTTAGGAACAAGTCGGAGTCTCTGATTCAACTCAACCCTGTTCACAAGAAGGTCCCTCTTCTTGTCCATGACGGTAAACCACTGGCCGAGTCACAAGTGATTCTTGAATATATCGACGAAACGTGGAAGAACTCTCCTCGTCTCTTGCCAGAGGATACTTATGAAAGGGCTCAGGTCCGGTTCTGGGTCAGCTACATAAACCAACAG gtGATTGAGGTCATGGGTCAAGTTCTGTTCCAAGAAGGCGAAGCTCAAGCAAAGTCTATAGAAGAGGCTAGAGAGAGGTTCAGAGTTCTTGAAGAGGGACTAAAGAAGCATTTTCCGGATAAATCCATCAGAGAGAGTGATGACGTAGGGCTTCTGGACATCGCCATCATCTCTACTTTTGGATCACAAAAAGTTTATCATGAAGTGCTCGGtgtaagggtgatcaatccagTGAGCACTCCGACTTTATACAACTGGATAGAGAGCCTGAAAGAGCTGACAGTGATGAAAGAAGCAGAAGTGCCTCGTGATAGGTTGGTGCCTTTTCTCCAGATGTATAGACAATGGCATCTCCAGCAGGCTGCAAACGCGTAA